Sequence from the Pecten maximus chromosome 8, xPecMax1.1, whole genome shotgun sequence genome:
TATAATTATAgtatgtatgtctgtccatgTGCATTGTGTGTGTAACTATGTATGGTTGTGACCATGAGCCTGGATGAAGTAACTACGTAAGGTTGTGACCATGAGCCTGGATGTAGTAACTATGTAAGGTTGTGACTATGAGCCTGGATGTAGTAACTATGTATGGTTGTGACCATGAGCCTGGATGTAGTAACTATGTAAGGTTGTGACCATGAGCCTGGATGTAGTAACTATGTAAGGTTGTGACCATGAGCCTGGATGTAGTAACTATGTAAGGTTGTGACCATGAGCCTGGATGTAGTAACTATGTAAGGTTGTGACCATGAGCCTGGATGTAGTAACTATGTAAGGTTGTGACCATGAGCCTGGATGTAGTAACTATGTAAGGTTGTGACCATGAGCCTGGATGTAGTAACTATGTAAGGGTGTGACTATGAGCCTGGATGTATGttcttttctttcaatgttGTTTGAGATGTACTTGTTTTGTCCTTAGTTCTGTAACTACTCATATTTGAAggaaataatagaaataatacaatttgtaaCAAAGTGATGATCTCGATTAGGTAGAGTCATAAAGGATATTATCACGTTACTTAACGTATAGCATATACAGTATAATTCGTTTTggtcattattattattaaactTAAAGTTAATGCTTTGCTCTTTCTGCAGTAAACTGACACATTACTTAAagcatgtatattttaaatgataatgGTAAAAACCAGCTCCAATTATAAAactattacaaaacaataccaTACTGCATAATTATACTGCGACCATGCAATCTGGGACTGATAAAAGATGTCAACTTAAAGATGCGTAATCGGCTAATCACAGCTCAATTGACAATCGGGAATCGTCGGCACTTTCCTTAAACGAGACGTTTACAGGAAGTGGCGGCGGTTCCCGATTGCTCAATGGATAACGCCGCCATATAGATATAGGTTCCACAGCAAATAGCGACGTACAATCAACGGCGTGAACCATCCCAATATCTGTTCCTGGCTTATCTGAAATCCTGTCAGTTAAATGAGTTTCATTAAACATAAATACTGTATCACAGATATTCTGATTCAGTGGTatcaattatacatatacaatatatacaatagatCTGAAATGTGatacatgatatacaatttTCGATTGATATCCTTTACGTACAAACCGAGTTTCATTTTGGTGTCGATTTTGTTTAAGGAACACATTAGGTGTTTGCGATTGCCAGTATGCTCCGAACTGGAAAGACAACTTACATTGGGTCCCCACATTTCCTGGACTATAATGATGTTGACATCCTAGACAATTTACCATCGCCGAGACTTTTCGCCTCTCATATGACCTTTGACCGACTTCCTCGTCAGGCCAGAGAAGGAAAGGGGGAAACTGTTGGTTGTTACCAGGAATCCCAAAGATGTTGCCGTTTCCCTTTATATATTTCTGAAGAAGTTAACTATTTCGGATTTTGCAGGATCCTGGGAGGGTTTTCTGAAGTTCTACATGGAGGGTAAATGTAAGttgcttttttcttttttaatgatttttttcaaatggtTAATGCATTAATACATTTAAGTGTGTTTTATTGAATGATCTGGTAAGctgtgtatagtatatataaactgattgaatttgaatttgatctGCTTTTGCTATCACTTGATAAACTGAATGAGCAGTGTAACAATAGAGAATATCTTAgtttttcttaatattttcaaatagaTAAAAGCGGAATATCTATGACATTTTTCCCGATAATAGCCGGTATTATCCTTTTTTATTTGTCTTAAGTATATCCTATATTTCCCCTGCGCTCCTAATTTACCCTAGATTGGTCGACATTATTTTGTATTGGGATTTGTTTACACATTGGATTTGTCTGTTTAGTGAATTATGGCTCCTGGTTCGACACACTGTTTGAATGGGAGAAGATCAAATCTACTTACAAAGGAGACAACATCATGTATTTGCTGTACGAAGACTGTTCTatatgaaaattaatatttttgtgatgTAGATGTAGTGTACAGGCATTTAAATCCAATCAGCTTTACAATTAAAGTAATGGATATCaagatattttaacattattggatatttcatgcattttttcAGGATCTATTCGCCAATGTCACCAAGATGGCGTCGTTCCTGGGTGTGACGTATGACAAACCATTCCTAGAGGAAGTTACGGACAGgtgtacatttaaaacaatgGTGAAAACAATTATTGACGAAATCAAACCACAAGACCAGGAATACATTCATAAAGTATCGAAGGAAAAGAAACTACCCATCTTTAGAAAAGGTATtacaaaaaaatcatataaatggAACGGTAATGCACATAatgtaattttcaaatattatattcatataaagaCGACAGCATTGACGTAATATAGATGTAGTGTTGAAAATGAAGGTTCTGGACACACGTATAGATTAATGTAGTTTTATTCGGAGACAGAGCTAGATGTTGTTGAAGGAGGTATTCAAGGATATTCTTTTTAAGTcttactattctctgactataaaGGACCGTGTActcaaggactggtctcatttggttagtttatatcgacgaggtagcactctaaagtaaaaaTGGACTAACTCGGTTatgagccccactcgatttgcactcttctccttctagaatataacgtccggtcactcgatttctagctcttctgcttctggaagatctcctacctcttccgtctcgatttatcttccaagatggtgGTGACCACGTTTAAGTGTGCGAatgatgagtttcactagagaaggattcatgacacatacatgcacatatttgtgtcatagtgtttgagcaatcttaaaaacttgtttgttttgggttatgttcttccggtttactcgatttacatataacggaatgcgatcttctgagaaggcttctcttctaagaagagtgcaaatcgagtcgggttagggttagggttagggtgaaagagtctgtcattgctaTGGCTgtcattcacgattgtggctttgaATTAATTGAACATCTGCCTTATTCatctgatctcgctccatcttattttcatatatttccaaaactgaaaacagctttTTTAGGCACCCTAACCTTACCCCTTATCCTAAATCCTAACACGCAGTGGATTACTTTCTTACAGCCAGGAAAAGGAgtaaagtgtatagatactgaagagaattatgttgaaaaacaatacaatattaggctcacaacttatcaagcATCCCTCGTAGGTTATAGTCTCCTCTCTACTTAATGCAACAACAAACACGCAAATACCATTTGCCGACTAGCCCGCCGTGTATAGCCGTAGCCGgagtttattaaaaaaaaacagtatcaGTATGAATAGTATGatacttaaaaaacaaaatatagtgAAAATCCTCTGGTAATTCCATGAAGAACAAATCTACAATCATAATTTTTACAAATACTGATACAATTCTTAATGGCCTAAATGAAACCAAGCGAGCCACCCAACCTGAAACTCCTGCAATGCAGGATAGCAGGAGGTGCACCAGCCCTCAATGCGTAAGATCTCAGTTGCTGGATctttaaattataataaacGGCTAGGAATGACACACACACCTGTGTACCCGATACACGTAGGCCACTGTGACGTCACCGCACGTGCAACACCTGCAAATCCGTACCGACAGAGGCAAATTATTCCCGCTATACTTATCGAACCGCGGAGATATTTGATTCTTCGCAGATTGAGAGATTATAACAGTATTTCTGTAACTAGCACTGTcttaattgtaaaaataaaaagcaAAGCTCTGTTAGCTTGAAATTCATTAACTAAGTATAATACATTCGTGTgtgtatatcaaattaaaattgtCATATATCTCCAGGACTTCAATGATATATGGCACTGTAACACATCATGTACATATAGGTTTCAGTACGAATAAGCATATCTTTTTCGTGTTCTcaagaatatcatatttgttttctatttccAGGAGAGGTTGGGGATTGGAAGAACCATTTCACTGTGGCACAAAATGAAGCATTCGACAGAATATACAAGGAACGGATGCGAAACACAGACTGTAAATTCAGATTCGAGTAGTTGAAAATCTTACGATCTGACCTAGTTTAAACGGATACCTCATCGGCTCCTTTCACCAGGATAATATTACATATGGTCATTGATGTGagataatatttttgtatgGTAATATCTTTGTATGATAATATCTTTGTATGATAATATCTTTGTATGATAATATCTTTGTATGGTACTATCTTTGTATGATAATATCTTTGTATGGTACTATCTTTGTATGATAATATCTTTGTATGATAATATCTTTGTATGGTACTGTCTTTGTATGGTAATATCTTTGTATGATAATATCTTTGTATGATAATATCTTTGTATGGTACTGTCTTTGTATGGTAATATCTTTGTATGATAATATCTttgtatgataatattttgCTCATTTATAGCCACTTACAGTAAGTGGTATATCCACTAACCGGTTTATATATGACCATTTTAACCCTCGCTTATTTCAATCCGAATCCCTATGAAATCAGGTCTTTGTTCTAAACAGATTCCCTTATTTCGGGTTTTTTTACCAGTACTAGAATGAATAAAACATAGATAAGACAAGCAGGCAAACATCAGATAACAAATTAATTGATCGGAATTTAGTATAGCAATTGCAGAAAAATAACCTatagaaattcaaaatggtTAACATTTAATTGTTTGGGTAAAATAGGTTGAAGGCCTATCAGTTCGAATTTTCTAAATCAAGTTCATTGAAGTCCTTTCCGCCATTAAGAGATCGTTTCCGAGGCTTGGAGACCAATTTTTCATTGTGTTAAGTTTAAGTCTGCGAGGTAAAAAGCGTACTAACTTAAATGATGTTCATTCAAATTACATGTGCTCAGATATTATCATTTTCTTACAATATCATCGAAATACTCTAGACAAAGGAAGATAAATCTAATTATAATATGCAACTTGTCTCCCCTGTATCATCCTAACATACCAGCTGGAATATCGCGTTATCTAGAAATTTTGCTTGATTGAATTGTTGCTATACTTTGTATTAAAACACTTCTTTCG
This genomic interval carries:
- the LOC117332293 gene encoding cytosolic sulfotransferase 1-like, whose amino-acid sequence is MLRTGKTTYIGSPHFLDYNDVDILDNLPSPRLFASHMTFDRLPRQAREGKGETDLFANVTKMASFLGVTYDKPFLEEVTDRCTFKTMVKTIIDEIKPQDQEYIHKVSKEKKLPIFRKGEVGDWKNHFTVAQNEAFDRIYKERMRNTDCKFRFE